From the Rhodococcus sp. NBC_00297 genome, one window contains:
- a CDS encoding SCO6880 family protein, producing MTTPTFSSTAAVHEEPAIYSAGTRPKSTFAFGLSNKVIAYAGGFFALAFAVLIWGNVPAGLALMAFGAVLLAPLAIAPGGRSLYEKGHLRMQFFRSRVSRSAEYHAGPHSSIPGGRYRLPGWLAHTKLYVGIDRHGNEFGMIHHPKKQRYTVVIDCLPGGDEAVARGEKDLYTAEWGVYLADLGLPGDIVGAEVVVENIPATGLRLSRLVEREVVPYAPELSTAFVRQSSVRMPSGRHRTLARLSITFRATTKERQNDPEEMAVELARRLPDLYGNLAGAGIDAQPMTAAEITAAVHRSYNPSTENDFEELDIAGLDHGVAWEDAGPGRASSVWGQYRHDGVVSVVYEMAAPPESVFTDTVLKPLLQPHDDLLRKRLTLIYRPFSAGDAAKKVEKQHRDALHAINSRGAKISSAEAEKRLEITSQTRKEMVAGAGQLRYSALVTITVADPADVANAAAVIESLAARARLGLRRAHGFQDAAFAAGLGVGFLLPDHVTTSALLRHS from the coding sequence ATGACCACACCCACGTTCTCCTCCACTGCGGCCGTCCACGAGGAACCGGCGATCTACTCCGCCGGAACACGCCCCAAAAGCACCTTCGCGTTCGGGCTCTCCAACAAGGTCATCGCCTACGCAGGCGGCTTCTTCGCCCTCGCGTTCGCCGTCCTGATCTGGGGCAACGTCCCCGCCGGCCTCGCCCTCATGGCGTTCGGCGCAGTGCTCCTCGCGCCGCTGGCGATCGCGCCGGGCGGGCGCTCCCTCTACGAGAAAGGCCACCTGAGAATGCAGTTCTTCCGCAGCCGCGTCAGCCGCTCCGCCGAGTACCACGCCGGACCGCACTCTTCGATCCCCGGTGGCCGCTACCGCCTGCCCGGGTGGCTCGCGCACACCAAGCTCTACGTCGGAATCGACCGGCACGGCAACGAGTTCGGGATGATCCACCACCCCAAGAAACAGCGCTACACCGTCGTCATCGACTGTCTCCCCGGCGGCGACGAGGCGGTCGCCCGCGGGGAGAAGGACCTTTACACCGCCGAATGGGGTGTCTACCTCGCCGACCTCGGACTGCCGGGCGACATCGTCGGCGCCGAGGTGGTCGTGGAGAACATTCCCGCGACCGGGCTGCGCCTGTCTCGTCTGGTCGAGCGTGAAGTCGTCCCGTACGCGCCGGAGCTGTCCACGGCGTTCGTGCGGCAATCGTCGGTGCGGATGCCGTCGGGCCGTCACCGCACGCTGGCCCGGTTGTCGATCACCTTCCGCGCCACCACCAAGGAACGGCAGAACGATCCGGAGGAGATGGCGGTCGAGCTGGCGCGGCGCCTGCCGGACCTCTACGGCAACCTCGCCGGTGCGGGCATCGACGCCCAACCGATGACCGCGGCGGAGATCACCGCCGCGGTGCACCGCTCGTACAACCCGTCGACGGAGAACGACTTCGAAGAACTCGACATCGCCGGCCTCGATCACGGGGTGGCGTGGGAGGACGCCGGTCCCGGCCGAGCCTCCTCGGTGTGGGGACAGTACCGGCACGACGGAGTCGTCTCCGTCGTCTACGAGATGGCCGCGCCGCCGGAATCGGTGTTCACCGACACCGTCCTCAAGCCGCTGCTCCAACCCCACGACGACCTGCTCCGCAAGCGCCTCACCCTGATCTACCGGCCGTTCTCCGCCGGTGACGCGGCCAAGAAGGTCGAGAAGCAGCACCGAGACGCCCTGCACGCCATCAACTCCCGCGGAGCGAAGATCAGCTCCGCCGAAGCGGAGAAGCGCCTCGAGATCACCTCCCAGACCCGCAAGGAGATGGTCGCCGGGGCAGGACAACTGCGCTACTCGGCGCTGGTGACCATCACCGTCGCCGATCCCGCCGACGTCGCGAACGCCGCCGCGGTCATCGAATCGCTCGCCGCCCGCGCCCGCCTCGGACTGCGCCGCGCCCACGGCTTCCAGGACGCCGCGTTCGCCGCCGGCCTGGGCGTCGGATTCCTGCTGCCCGACCACGTCACCACCTCGGCGCTGTTGCGGCACAGCTGA
- a CDS encoding ATP/GTP-binding protein: MSATTSPRDDLVPEGGVEVQLQMLPRGVRWLIADVDYEQLAQRISDGDDDEPAWWSRTGLGLVRWRNAHGEVTEELAGDPWWRGAKRATSRGYTGPGGGRMLASPAPIEYEASSVQVCGFNPWAIGAAAPASGTIVGQHAITGEAVSCDPFAYFRDNHIANPSMFVLSLPGLGKSSLIRKILLGAIAWGQTPIVAGDIKAEYVKLAHLVGGQVVTLGYGGGHLNPLAAGTLGQAVARIRRARIDAAAAGDRARIAQLDELIGTAELTVRTRQVNAVCALVELIRYDTHSVKAFENSLIGTALDELYADGGFSYDRPPLLVDLYERIDAGSAAMQRAAYQTTREGYREQITELMQALGALISGPLGDIFADHTSEPLDLDAPMIVIDVSSLDRGDTTLKAAVMLSCWADAYGTVEAAHLLADAGLDRQRLFLLALDELWQVIGAGPGMVARVNEISRLNRTDGAGLLMITHTGRDLETLPTEADIKTAKGFIDRAGMVVCGGLPIGEVERLSGELKFTPAEASMVTSWSRGAALRSAERRTARAPIGRGKFLIKVAKDNTPGIPIQTVFTDVELDTGVHDTNARFAEYFQGNRGDLVAAHTGTGDF, from the coding sequence ATGAGCGCAACCACCAGTCCCCGCGACGACCTCGTGCCGGAGGGCGGCGTGGAGGTCCAGCTGCAGATGCTCCCTCGCGGGGTGCGCTGGTTGATCGCCGACGTCGACTACGAGCAGTTGGCGCAGCGCATCTCCGACGGCGACGACGACGAACCGGCCTGGTGGTCGCGCACCGGCCTCGGGCTGGTCCGGTGGCGCAACGCCCACGGTGAGGTGACCGAGGAACTGGCGGGCGATCCCTGGTGGCGCGGAGCCAAGCGCGCCACCTCCCGCGGCTACACCGGCCCGGGCGGCGGCCGGATGCTCGCCAGCCCCGCGCCCATCGAATACGAGGCGTCGTCGGTGCAGGTCTGCGGGTTCAACCCGTGGGCCATCGGCGCCGCCGCACCGGCCTCGGGCACCATCGTCGGCCAGCACGCCATTACCGGCGAGGCCGTCTCATGCGATCCGTTCGCCTACTTCCGCGACAACCACATCGCCAACCCGTCGATGTTCGTCCTGTCCCTGCCAGGGCTCGGCAAGTCCTCGCTCATCCGCAAGATCCTGCTCGGCGCGATCGCGTGGGGGCAGACGCCCATCGTCGCCGGCGACATCAAGGCCGAGTACGTCAAGCTGGCGCATCTCGTCGGCGGCCAGGTCGTCACCCTCGGCTACGGCGGCGGGCACCTCAACCCGCTCGCCGCCGGAACCCTGGGGCAAGCCGTCGCCCGCATCCGCCGCGCCCGCATCGACGCCGCGGCCGCCGGGGACCGCGCCAGGATCGCCCAGCTCGACGAGCTGATCGGCACGGCCGAGCTGACCGTGCGGACCCGGCAGGTCAACGCCGTGTGCGCCCTTGTGGAGCTGATCCGCTACGACACGCACTCGGTGAAGGCGTTCGAGAACTCCCTCATCGGTACCGCCCTCGACGAGCTCTACGCCGACGGCGGTTTCAGCTACGACCGGCCCCCGCTGCTGGTGGACCTGTACGAGCGCATCGACGCCGGATCCGCGGCGATGCAGCGCGCGGCCTACCAGACGACGCGCGAGGGATACCGGGAACAGATCACCGAGCTGATGCAGGCGCTCGGAGCGCTCATCTCCGGCCCACTCGGTGACATCTTCGCCGACCACACCTCCGAACCGCTCGACCTCGACGCCCCCATGATCGTCATCGACGTCTCCTCCCTCGACCGCGGCGACACCACCCTCAAAGCGGCCGTGATGCTCTCCTGCTGGGCCGACGCCTACGGCACCGTGGAAGCGGCGCACCTGCTCGCCGACGCCGGACTGGACCGCCAGCGTCTGTTCCTGCTCGCCCTGGACGAGCTGTGGCAAGTCATCGGGGCCGGCCCCGGCATGGTCGCCCGCGTCAACGAGATCTCCCGACTCAACCGCACTGACGGCGCCGGACTGCTGATGATCACCCACACCGGCCGCGACCTCGAGACCCTGCCCACCGAAGCGGACATCAAGACCGCGAAAGGGTTCATCGACCGCGCCGGGATGGTCGTGTGCGGGGGGCTGCCCATCGGTGAGGTCGAACGACTCTCCGGCGAGCTCAAGTTCACCCCCGCCGAAGCGAGCATGGTGACCTCCTGGTCCCGCGGGGCCGCGCTGCGCTCGGCGGAACGGCGCACCGCACGAGCACCCATCGGGCGGGGAAAGTTCCTGATCAAGGTCGCCAAGGACAACACCCCCGGCATACCGATCCAGACGGTGTTCACCGATGTCGAGCTCGACACCGGAGTCCACGACACCAACGCCCGCTTCGCGGAGTACTTCCAGGGCAATCGCGGCGATCTCGTCGCCGCCCACACCGGCACCGGGGACTTCTGA
- a CDS encoding DUF6668 family protein → MAAQPIDNHELYSDDTSGSAPVVPAGLRIPPADRQAPVHTEPVAGVGRPPVMWLLGAHGGAGVSTLARVWAPAADAHGGWPAHDRYRSVIVVARTHRTGLAAAHDLLLQSAAGLTGGCTVLGLALVPDAPGKLPKTLRRSADVVASAAPAVWHLPWVPDLRVHTYSDLAVWSPAEPDPPPPGRMRSVTSAAAPHPGLVAAGHTAFDSARLAAQH, encoded by the coding sequence ATGGCCGCACAGCCGATCGACAATCACGAGCTCTACAGCGACGACACCTCGGGATCGGCCCCCGTCGTCCCCGCCGGTCTGCGGATCCCACCGGCCGATCGCCAGGCACCGGTCCACACAGAACCGGTCGCCGGTGTCGGGCGACCGCCGGTGATGTGGCTGCTCGGCGCGCACGGCGGCGCGGGAGTGTCCACTCTCGCGCGCGTCTGGGCACCCGCCGCCGATGCGCACGGTGGGTGGCCGGCCCACGACCGGTACCGGTCGGTCATCGTCGTCGCCCGCACCCACCGCACCGGGCTCGCCGCCGCCCACGACCTGCTGCTCCAGTCGGCCGCCGGTCTCACCGGTGGGTGCACCGTCCTCGGTCTGGCTCTGGTCCCGGACGCACCGGGGAAGTTGCCGAAGACGCTGCGGCGCAGCGCCGACGTGGTGGCGTCCGCCGCACCCGCGGTGTGGCATCTGCCGTGGGTGCCGGACCTGCGCGTGCACACCTACTCCGACCTCGCGGTGTGGTCACCGGCCGAACCGGACCCACCGCCTCCTGGCCGGATGCGGTCGGTGACCTCCGCGGCCGCCCCGCACCCCGGCCTCGTCGCCGCCGGTCACACCGCCTTCGACTCCGCCCGCCTCGCTGCTCAGCACTGA
- a CDS encoding cutinase family protein — MTPALHRRTARVAVAGTAVAATLLAAATAHAAPTTTAPAADGCAPLHLVVVPGTTEIDENSSPDADSGFFSRLTVPAMRDANSGAQPALDRSYVPYPASFGGKPGDPSSDTYATSVQTGIDNATTMIGDIAEKCPGTRVFVSGYSQGGQIASEVIRKIGAGTGPIDADRFAGGALFSDPTRGQGEPVLGGGDASPAPAPGTDGAAVQSVQLAPAVASTPPAGGGIAPDPAEADFGAVADRVASYCTAGDLACDTPANTPAAKMVANIAGQSSMDTRDPVRILTDVSTAVGRSALLTGASVVNDNLDFDSARGQFEVTSAPDTVLGKMDKYSDPTAVGDDEAIDEAVSAVTKIAGMAIGAAITVAKDVITPETIGQLAAVGLTNPPAALGILAARVGTAAVELVPPATIDSAVNVAFEEVTRTIDDNAGLAQLVTDTSYWNTAVKHGSYDSVPVGTRGETPVQLTVRWIVALAADLTGDSTLADKVGAVLGRSAQLLATPDTVRSAGQILTASARTAVGAAPTSSRSATTSGTTTTPAPPTTAGSTPTAAR, encoded by the coding sequence ATGACCCCCGCCCTGCACCGCAGAACGGCTCGCGTCGCCGTCGCGGGCACCGCTGTCGCCGCGACCCTGCTCGCCGCCGCGACCGCGCACGCCGCGCCGACCACGACAGCACCCGCCGCCGACGGGTGCGCACCGCTGCACCTGGTCGTCGTCCCCGGTACCACCGAGATCGACGAGAACAGCTCACCCGACGCCGATTCCGGGTTCTTCTCCCGGCTCACCGTCCCGGCCATGCGCGACGCCAACTCCGGCGCACAACCCGCGCTGGACCGCAGCTACGTCCCGTACCCGGCGTCGTTCGGCGGCAAGCCCGGTGACCCCTCCTCCGACACCTACGCGACATCTGTGCAGACCGGCATCGACAACGCCACCACCATGATCGGCGACATCGCCGAGAAGTGTCCCGGCACCAGGGTGTTCGTCTCCGGGTACTCCCAGGGTGGTCAGATCGCCTCCGAGGTCATCCGCAAGATCGGAGCCGGGACCGGACCCATCGACGCCGACCGGTTCGCCGGCGGTGCACTGTTCTCCGACCCCACGCGCGGACAGGGCGAACCGGTCCTCGGCGGAGGTGACGCCAGTCCCGCACCCGCCCCCGGTACCGACGGCGCGGCGGTGCAGTCCGTGCAGCTCGCACCGGCCGTCGCCTCGACACCACCCGCCGGGGGCGGCATCGCCCCCGACCCCGCCGAGGCCGACTTCGGCGCAGTCGCCGACCGCGTCGCCTCGTACTGCACCGCAGGCGATCTCGCGTGCGACACACCCGCGAACACCCCCGCGGCGAAGATGGTCGCCAACATCGCCGGACAGTCCTCGATGGACACCCGCGACCCGGTGCGGATCCTCACCGATGTCTCCACCGCCGTCGGACGCTCCGCACTGCTCACCGGCGCCTCGGTGGTCAACGACAACCTCGACTTCGACAGTGCCCGCGGTCAGTTCGAGGTCACCAGCGCCCCCGACACAGTGCTCGGGAAGATGGACAAGTACTCCGACCCGACGGCCGTCGGCGACGACGAAGCCATCGACGAGGCGGTCAGCGCGGTCACCAAGATCGCGGGCATGGCGATCGGCGCTGCCATCACCGTCGCCAAGGACGTCATCACCCCGGAGACCATCGGCCAGCTCGCCGCCGTCGGCCTGACCAACCCCCCTGCCGCACTGGGCATCCTCGCCGCGAGGGTCGGCACCGCCGCGGTCGAGCTGGTGCCCCCGGCAACGATCGACTCCGCCGTGAACGTCGCGTTCGAGGAAGTCACCCGCACCATCGACGACAACGCCGGTCTCGCGCAGCTCGTCACCGATACCTCGTACTGGAACACCGCCGTCAAACACGGCTCCTACGACAGCGTCCCGGTCGGCACCCGCGGCGAGACTCCGGTGCAGTTGACGGTGCGGTGGATCGTCGCGCTCGCCGCGGATCTCACCGGCGACAGCACCCTCGCTGACAAGGTCGGGGCCGTCCTCGGCCGCAGCGCCCAGCTCCTCGCCACCCCCGACACCGTCCGCAGCGCAGGCCAGATCCTCACCGCGAGTGCGCGGACCGCCGTCGGCGCTGCACCGACCAGCAGCCGGTCCGCGACCACCAGCGGCACCACCACCACGCCGGCACCGCCGACGACGGCCGGGTCCACCCCGACCGCCGCCAGGTGA